The Ramlibacter pinisoli genome segment GAACGGGTCAAGGGCCGCTCCCGCCTCACCTGGGACGAGGCGCGCGGCGCCGTGCAGGCAGCCTGGGCACGGGTGTGCGACGAGGAAGTGCTGGCGGCCTGAAGCCGGCAAGCGCGACACCGGTGATCTCCTACACCCCCCGATGTCATCGCCTGACGATGATTCACGGCCCCGCTCCCAACAATCCAGTCACATGAACCGAGCAGTCAGGCCAGCAACGTCGCCGAATTCCACAAGGCTCGCCCGATGAGCGTCGCCGCCCAGACTCAGGGCACCGCGCAGGCCCAGCCGTCCGCGCGCCGCCCCCGCACCAACGCCGAAGCGGCCCGCTACGGCGTGCTGCGCCGGCTTGCGCCCGCGCTCAAGCACGACATGGTCGTCCACCTGCAGGCGGTTGCCATGCTGGCCGAAGTGCTGACGGCGCGGCTGGAGCGCGGCACGCCCTCGCCTGCCGACCTCGAGGCCAGCATCGGCAAGATGAACCGGCTGGCGCGCGACGCCGTGATGACGTCGCTCAAGGTGGCGGCCTGGATCTCGCCGTCGGACGACGAGACGACCCGCCTGCGCGACGGCGTGGACGACTGCGTGGCGCTGCTGCGCAGCAGCTTCAACTTCCGCGGCTGCACCCTGGCCAACGAGGTGCCGGAGGCCGACTTCGAGGTGTCCCGCGTGGCCCTGCGGCACCTGGTGGCTGCTTCGCTGCTGTCGATGGCCGACGCCGCCGGCAAGCCCAGCGACCTTGTTGTGCTGGCCGAGATCTCGCCCGGCTTCGCGGTGCTCACCGTGCGCTGCACGCCGCGCAGCGACGACGACGGCGCAGTGGACGCCATCGCGGCGGAGCCCGGCTACCGGGCCCTGGACTGGAACGACGTGCAGGCCCTGGCGCTGTCCGAGAGCATCGAGCTGCTGCGCACGCAGGACCAGATCGTCATGCGCATCCCGCGCATGGTGGCGACGACGCCGCTGCAGATCGCGCCGGTCTGACGGCTCTCAGGCCGGCGCCTCCACCGGCAGCCGTTCCATGAACGCCTCGAGCTCGTCGATGGGCAGCGGCTTGCAGAACAGGTAACCCTGGTACGAGTGGCAGCCCTGGCGGGCCAGGAACTCGCGCTGCGCCTCGGTCTCCACGCCTTCCGCGAGCACGTCCAGGTCGAGGCTGTGGGCCAGGTTGATCACCGCCTTGGCGATGGCCGCGTCGTTGGCGTCGGTCAGGATGTCCTTGACGAACTCGCGGTCGATCTTGAGCTGGTCCAGCGGCAGCCGCTTCAGGTACGACAGCGACGAGTAGCCGATGCCGAAGTCGTCCAGCGACAGGGTCACGCCCATGGCCTTCAGGCGGCCCATCTTGGCGATCGTCACGTCGATGCCATCGGCCAGCAGGCTTTCGGTCAGCTCGAGCTTGAGCTTGTGCGGCTGGATTCCCGACTGCTCGATCGCGCTCATCACCTCGTCGACGAACTCCGGGTGGCGGAACTGGCGCACGCTGACGTTGACCGCGACCGTGAGGTGGCGCCGTTCCTGGCGGTGGGCCCAGGCCGCGATCTGCGCGCAAGCCTGGTCGAGCACCCAACGGCCGATGGGGATGATGAGTGACGTCTCCTCGGCCGCGGCGATGAAGTGGTCGGGGCGGACCATGCCGCGCTGCGGATGCTTCCAGCGCAACAGGGCCTCCACGCCGATCATCTGACCGTCGTGGCCCACCTGCGGCTGGTAGTCGATCTGGAACTGCGTCTCGCGCCAAGCCTGCCGCAGGTCGGAGGCCAGGGCGGCGTTCGCGCTCACCACCGCCTGCATCTCCGGATCGAAGAAGCAGACGGTGTTGCGGCCGGCGTTCTTGGCCTGGTACATGGCCAGGTCGGCCTGCTTGAGCAGTTCGCTCACCGTGCGGTCGGTGTGGCCGAACAGGGTCACCCCGATGCTGCAGGTGCTGTGGTGCAGGTAACCCGGCAGCACGTAGGGCTCGCCCAGCGCAGCCAGGATGCGCTCGGCCACCGCACGCGCACCCTTGGCGGGGTCGAGCGGCTTGTCGCCCCGGTTCTCCAGCAGGATCACGAACTCGTCGCCGCCCAGGCGCGCCACCGTGTCGCCCTTGGAGACGCACGAGCGCAACCGTTCGGCCACCAGCTGCAGCAGCGTGTCGCCCTTCTGGTGACCCAGGGTGTCGTTCAGGACCTTGAAGTTGTCGAGGTCGATGAACATCAGCGCGCCTTCGCGCGGCCGCGCGGGGTCGGATAGCGCCGCGTGCAGGCGGTCCATCAGCAGCTGCCGGTTGGGCAGCTTGGTCAGCGCGTCGTAGAAGGCCAGGTGCTGGATCTTCTCCTCGGCCAGCTTGCGTTCGGTGACGTCGCGGCCGACGGCCACCCAGTGCGTGAGCTTGCGCTGCTTGTCCCACACCGGCGAGACGTCAAGGTCCACCCAGTAGGGCTCGCCGTTCTTCTTGTAGTTGATCAGGTCCACCCGCGCCGGCCGCCATTCCTCCAGCGCCGCACGGATCTGGTCGAGGGCCCGGCGCTGCGAATTCGGTCCCTGCAGGAAGCGCGGGCTGCGGCCCACCACCTCGTCGCGGCTGTAGCCGGTGCGACGCTCGAAGGCCTCGTTGACGAACACGATCCGCGGGCCGGGCTCGCTGAACGGGCCGGCCTCGGTGATGATGACGATGTCGTTCAGGCGCGAGATGCTGCCTTCCAGCAGGCGCAACTGCTCTTGCGCCTTGCGCCGGCTGGTGACGTCGCGCAGGTGCGCCGCCATCCCGCCGGCGAAGGGAAAAGCCCGGACCTCGAACCAGTGCGCCAGCCTGGCGTCCAGTTCCTCGAACTCCAGGCGTGCGCCCCTGGCGCAGGCGGTGCGGAACTGCTCTTCCAGGCGCAGGCGCACCGTCTTCTGGAACGAGTTCCACAGGCGCCGCCCGAGCAGCTGCTGTGCATCGCTGCCCAGCAGGCGCTCGGCCTGTTCGTTGAGGAAGGTGTACTGGCCGTTGGCGTCGATGGTGACGAAGGCCTCGCCGCTGCTGAGCGCCGCCCCCATCCGCAACAAGGTGGCGGCGCGCGCGCCGCGCGGGGCGATCTCCTGCACCGCGCCCTGCACCGCGACGATGCGACCGGCTTCGTCGCGCACCGGCTGGCCGAGCGCGCGCACCCACGAGCGACGCCCGTCGAGCTGCAAGACCTGGGCTTCGTCGTCGAACGGCGCGCCCTCGGCGATGCAGGCCTGCAGCAGGGGCGCGAGCTTGGCGCGGCTCTCGGGTGTGTAGTGGGCCAAGGGTTCGTCCGGCCGGTAGCCGGGCGGCGCGCGATGGATGGCGGCGAGCTGCTCGGACCATTCGAGCGCGCCGCGGTCGAGATCCAGCCGCCACACACCGATGGATGCGGCGTGCTCGAGCATGCGGAGCACGCCGTCCTGCGGCGCCGGGTGGGAGATGGGCATGGTGGAGTGAGGGGGCGCCGGGGCCTGCCCCCGATGGGTCGATGGTACGGCGGCCGGACGCTCGTCGAGGTAGGCAGCGTCCTACTGCAGTTCAGGTAGCGGTCCCGCTTGGCCCAACTCGTCGCTGCTTAAAAGTGCGACACAGCTGATACCACTCCTTACCCCCGTGCCTCCCCAACTCCGGACCGTCATCGTCGAGGACAACGCGACCGTGCGGGAGAACCTCGTCGGTGCGCTGGAGGAGCTCACGTGCATCCGGGTCCAGGTGGCCCTCGGCACCGAGCGCGAAGCGCAGGACTGGCTCGGTGCGTCCGACCATCCCTGGGACCTGCTCCTCATCGACCTGCTCCTGAGACAGGGCTCGGGCATGGGGCTGGTGCAGCGCCTGGCCCAGCGCCGCCCGAACCAGAAAGTCGTGGTGTTCAGCAACTACGTGAATGCCGGCGTGCGCAAGCGCTGTGCCCAACTCGGCGTCGACGCCGTCTTCGACAAGTCCACCGAGATCGACGCCCTGGTCGACTACTGCGCACGCCAGTGCGCGTGCCTTGCTGGCGACGGCGCCTGAGGACGGACAAGTCCGCCACCCTGCCCGACTTCCGTCGGCTCAGACGGGAAACCGCCCCGACGTCAGCAGGGCAGCGATCTCTGCTGCCGACACCGCCGGGCTGTAGAGGAAGCCCTGGCCGTGGTCGCACTGCAGGATCTGCAGCTGGCGCGCCTGCTCCGGCGTCTCGATCCCCTCGGCAACCACCTTCAGCCCGAGGTTGCGCGCCAGGCCGACGCAGGTGGCGACGATGCCGCGGTACGCATCGTCGCTGGCGAGGCGCTCCACGAACGAGCGATCGATCTTCACCTCGTCGACCGGGAGCCGGACGATGTACGAAAGCGAGGAATAGCCGGTGCCGAAATCGTCGATGGCGACCGGAATCCCGAGCGCCCGGATCCTGGCGAGCACGTCGATCGCCTGTTCCATGTCGCCGATGAGCACGCTCTCGGTCACCTCCACGGCCAGTGCCTCGCGTTCGTCCGGCAGGCCGGCCAGCACGTCCCGCAGGTCGTCGAGCAACCGCCCTTCGCGCAGTTGGGCCGCGGCAACGTTGACGGCGATGCGTGGTGCGCGCAGGCCGGCCTCCCGCCACCTGCGCCAGTCGGCCACCGCGCGGCGCAGGATGTGCCGTCCCGCCTCGCGGATCAGTCCCGTGGCCTCCAGCGCCGGCACGAACTCGGCGGGGGTCAGCAGGCCGCGCTGCGGATGCACCCACCGCACCAGTGCCTCGACGCCCACCAGCCGGCCCGTTCCGAGGTCCACCTTGGGCTGGTACAGGTTGATGAACTCGTCGCGCGCCAGCGCCTCGCGCAGTTGCGGCTCCAGGCGGTAGTGCGCACGCGCCGCCGGCGCCACCGCGCTGTCGAAGAGGACGGCCGGCTCGTCGCGCTCGATGGCCAGCTGCAGCGCCACGTCGGCGGCGTTCACGACGTCGTCGAGCGTGCGCCCGTCGCGCGGAAAGTCGGCGAAGCCCAGGTGCACGGGACACACCAGCGTCAGCGCATCCACGCGGTACGGCTCCTCCAGGCGCGTCGCCAGCCGCTGTGCCTGGGCCTGGGCGAAGCCATCCGGATCGGCGCCGGGGAAGAACACCAGGAACAGGCCGCGCTTGATGCGGCCGACCAAGGCGCCCTCGGCAGCCAGGCCGCGCAAGCGGTCGGCAAACTGCCGGATCAAGGCGTCCGCGGTACGGAAGCCGTGGGCCGTGCCGATCTGGTTGATCGACTTCAGGCGCACGAAGCAGGCCACGCCGCGTTCGGGCCGGCCGGCTTCGAACCGGTCCTCGAAGTGGGACCAGTTCGACAGGCCGGTGAGCCGATCCGTCTGCGTCGCCTCGCGCAGCTGCCGGCGCAAGTCGAGCTGAGATGCAACGCTGGCGGCCAGGGACAGGAGCGCTTCGCGCTGGGCCCGGGTGAGCCGGCGCGGCACGCTGTCCATCACGCACAGCGTCCCGATCGCGCTGCCCTGCCGCGTGCGCAGCGGCACGCAGGCGTAGAAGCGCACGGGCTGCGCGCGCGTCCCGTGCACGAGCGGATCGAACCACGGCAGGCGCGCCGTGTCGGGCACCTCGATCAGCGGCTCGCCGGAGACGATGGCGCGTGCGCAAAGGCCGTGTTCACGCGCGATCTCCCTGGTCGGCAGTCCGCGGCTGGCCAGGTAGCGCTGGCGCGTGGCATCGACGATGGTTAGCGCGGCCATCGGCACGCCGCACAGCATGGCGGCGAGCTCCACGAAGCGGGCGGCTTCCGGATCGCCGCCGGGCTCGGCCAGCCCGAGGCTGCGCAGGTGGGCCAGTCGCTCGGGCTCGTCGGTCGGTAGCAGCAAGGCGGGAGTCCGCGCCAGCGCCGGCCCGGAGGTTGTCTGCGCCGGGTCGTCGGCCGGCACCGCGCGGCGCCGGCTCGCCAGGGACGTGACCTGCAGCAGGTTCATCGCCCGCCCGGCCCCGGTCGCAGCCCCAAGCCCGGCGGCAACCGCTTACATGACGTAAGGAAATCTTTCACGGGGCCCACTCTGACGGTCCTGCTGAACCGTGGGCTGTCGGCGCTGGCGTCCTTTTGGCGTAGGACCTCACTGATGGGCTGGCGGCGCCGGTCAGGGTTGAGTCAGTTCCATTCCGGTCTGATCGGCCGTGGAGGCTGAGGCATGACAAAACAAACGGATGGGTACAGGACCCGGGAATGGCGCCGCTGGCGCAACAGGCAGTTCGTGCGGACGCTGGTCCTTCCCGTCGCACTGCTCATCCTGGCGGCGGCAACGGCCTGGGGCGCCCTGGCACTGATCTGATGGAGGTGCGCCTGGTCCGCGCCGCCCCATGTTGCACACGAGCATCAGGCCTTGTAGGACAATACCTTCAGACCTTAGTTCGCACTTACGGCGGACGTTATAAAACCGCCACAACGATCGAGGAGACGCGGCCATGTTCGACATCCGGAAGCTCTTCCGCCGAAACGCCGCGCCCTTCGTGCAGACCGGCATGGATGTGCAGGACGCGACGGTCGAGGAACTGCAGGACGAATTCCGTGCGTGCATCCTGGACGTGCTGGCGCGGGCGATGGTCGACAAGACCTGCGTCGACATCGAGATCCGCCATGGCGGGGTAATGCGCGACGGCCGCCACCTGCTGACGGGGATGCTGCGGCTGGTGAAGTGGGACCGGGTCTCGGGGCTGCGCCTGCTGATCGGTCTGCCGATCCTGGAGCGCGGGGTCCGGCGGATGGTGGCCGCCAGCTGGGCTGCCGAGGCCGCGCACTTCGGCGGCCTGTGGGTCCACCCCTCGGGCCAGATCCTGGAGCGGTCCCTGCTCAAGGAACTGGGGCACGACCTCACCATGCTGGAGAACGCCCCCGCCTTCGTGCACATGGACGATTCGGCGTGGAGCGCCCATCCGGACAACGAGACCCGCAAGGCGACGGACTGGGCGGCGCTCTGAGGGGATCGGGCGCGCGGGGACCGGCCTGCGCGAATGGGTGCCCATCGGCGGTTCACTTGTAAAAGCGCCTGACGCCAAGCGGCTGCGCATGCCGCGTCGGCCATGGCAAGTGGAGTCCTCCGGCCCGCCTGGCGTCCCGGTCGGCCAGGAGCCTCGGCGGCCCGCTGCCCGACTCCGCGCTCGCGCAAAGAAAAACGGGTCACGTGCTCTGAACACGTGACCCGTATGAATTCCAGAAGAATCTGGTGCGGCTGGCAGGATTCGAACCCACGACCCCTTGGTTCGTAGCCAAGTACTCTATCCAACTGAGCTACAGCCGCGAAGCCCGCAAGTATAGCATCAGTCGGCGACCTGTTTTCGGCCCCACCGGCGACGGCTTCCACGGACATACTGCGCGCCATGCTCGAGCCTCGCGCGCGGATCACCGTGGCCCTCGGCGGCGCCCAGACGCTGGCCTGGGCATCCAGCTACTACCTGCCGGCGGTGCTGGGTGCGCCGATCGCGCGCGAACTGGGTTTTGCGCCTTCGGCGGTGTACGCCGCCTTCTCGGTTGCGCTCGTCATCTCCGCCTTCACGGCGCCCTGGTCAGGCCGCGCCATCGACCTGCACGGTGGTCGCCCGGTGCTGCTGGGCAGCTCGGTGCTGTTCGCCACGGCGCTGGCCCTCATGGCCAGCGCCGACGGGCAGGTCGGGCTGTTCGCGGCCTGGGCCGTGATGGGGCTGGCGATGGGCAGCGGCCTGTACGACGCGGCCTTCGCCTGCCTGGTCCGGCTGCACGGCCCCAAGGCGCGGACACCGATCACGGGCGTGACCCTGATGGCAGGTTTCGCCAGCACCATCGGTTGGCCCCTGAGCGCCGCCCTGCTGGAAGCGTACGGCTGGCGCGGTGCCTGCGCCGCCTGGGCCCTGCTGCACGTGACCCTCGGACTGGCGCTCTACGCGACGCTGCCGCGGGCGCCGGAGCCCGTGCGGCTGGCGGCGACGGACGCCGCGCCGGCCGGCGGACCGGCCCGCGTGCCGCGCGGCACCGCGGCCCTGCTCGCCCTGGTCTTCGCCATCACCTGGTTCACCAGCACCGCCATGGCGGCCCACCTGCCGAGCGTGCTCCAGCACGCCGGCGCGACGCTGGCGGGGGCGGTGCTGGTCGGTGCACTGATCGGTCCGGCGCAGGTGACGGCGCGGTTGCTGGAATTCGGTCTGCTGCGCCGCTACCACCCGCTGCTGTCGGCCCGCTGTGCGGCCCTGGGACATCCGGCCGGCGCCCTGCTGCTGCTGGCGGTCGGACCGGCCGCAGCGCCCGCCTTCGCGGTGCTGCACGGCATGGGCAACGGGATCATGACGGTGGCCAATGGCGCGCTGCCGCTGGCCTTGTTCGGCGCCGGCGGCTATGGCGCCCGCCAGGGCTGGCTGATGCTGCCGGCGCGGATCACGCAGGCGATGTCGCCCTACGCCTTCGGCCTCGCGCTGGACCGCTGGGGCGTCCAGGCACTCCTGGGGACGGTGGCGCTCGGTGGCCTGTGCCTGCTGGCACTCCTGGCGATCCGGCCGGCACGGCAGCCGGGCCCGGTGCCGGCCAGCCCCTAGGCCCTCACCAGCTCGCCGGCTGGGTGGGCGCGAAATCCGGTGGCGCCTCGTCCCTGGCGCGGATCCGGTCCTGCTGCGCGAACAGGCGCGCCAGATCTTCCTTGGTCTTGCGGGGAGGACCGGGCTGGGGCGGCTCCATGGCGACCGGCGCGCTTTCCGGCTGCGGCGTGCCGTCGGCCCAGGTGGCCGGATCGGGCATCGGGCCGGGCTCTCCTTCGACCTTCGCGTACTGCCAGGAGAAGCCGCGCAGCCAACTGCGGACCTCGGGTTCGACCGCCAGCAGCCGCTGCTCGAGGTCTTGCTGGAACGACAGCGTGTAGGGCAGCAGGCGCGGCTCCCAATGCTGCATCACCAGCCGGATGTGGACCCCGGGCGTGCCGCCGCCCCGCGGGGAGACCTCGAGCGCTTCGGCGACGATCCAGGAACTGGGGATGCCGTTCTTCAGGAGGCTCTGGCGCAGGGCCAGCCGCAGCAACTCCCGCCGCATGCTGATGGGCGAAACCGCCCGCCCCTCACTGCCGCCCTGGGGCGCGCTGGCCCGCGAACGTGCGGACGGCAAGGGCTGCGCTTCGGCGCCCCCGAACAACTTCTGCATCAGCCCCATCGTCGTCGTCTCCTCGCTGTGCGGGCCACTGGCGGGCCTTCACCGAGCACTATATGTGAGCGGATGTTTCGACGGCCACGGCAGCCGGATGGACGGCGC includes the following:
- a CDS encoding bifunctional diguanylate cyclase/phosphodiesterase, translating into MPISHPAPQDGVLRMLEHAASIGVWRLDLDRGALEWSEQLAAIHRAPPGYRPDEPLAHYTPESRAKLAPLLQACIAEGAPFDDEAQVLQLDGRRSWVRALGQPVRDEAGRIVAVQGAVQEIAPRGARAATLLRMGAALSSGEAFVTIDANGQYTFLNEQAERLLGSDAQQLLGRRLWNSFQKTVRLRLEEQFRTACARGARLEFEELDARLAHWFEVRAFPFAGGMAAHLRDVTSRRKAQEQLRLLEGSISRLNDIVIITEAGPFSEPGPRIVFVNEAFERRTGYSRDEVVGRSPRFLQGPNSQRRALDQIRAALEEWRPARVDLINYKKNGEPYWVDLDVSPVWDKQRKLTHWVAVGRDVTERKLAEEKIQHLAFYDALTKLPNRQLLMDRLHAALSDPARPREGALMFIDLDNFKVLNDTLGHQKGDTLLQLVAERLRSCVSKGDTVARLGGDEFVILLENRGDKPLDPAKGARAVAERILAALGEPYVLPGYLHHSTCSIGVTLFGHTDRTVSELLKQADLAMYQAKNAGRNTVCFFDPEMQAVVSANAALASDLRQAWRETQFQIDYQPQVGHDGQMIGVEALLRWKHPQRGMVRPDHFIAAAEETSLIIPIGRWVLDQACAQIAAWAHRQERRHLTVAVNVSVRQFRHPEFVDEVMSAIEQSGIQPHKLKLELTESLLADGIDVTIAKMGRLKAMGVTLSLDDFGIGYSSLSYLKRLPLDQLKIDREFVKDILTDANDAAIAKAVINLAHSLDLDVLAEGVETEAQREFLARQGCHSYQGYLFCKPLPIDELEAFMERLPVEAPA
- a CDS encoding response regulator, producing the protein MPPQLRTVIVEDNATVRENLVGALEELTCIRVQVALGTEREAQDWLGASDHPWDLLLIDLLLRQGSGMGLVQRLAQRRPNQKVVVFSNYVNAGVRKRCAQLGVDAVFDKSTEIDALVDYCARQCACLAGDGA
- a CDS encoding putative bifunctional diguanylate cyclase/phosphodiesterase produces the protein MNLLQVTSLASRRRAVPADDPAQTTSGPALARTPALLLPTDEPERLAHLRSLGLAEPGGDPEAARFVELAAMLCGVPMAALTIVDATRQRYLASRGLPTREIAREHGLCARAIVSGEPLIEVPDTARLPWFDPLVHGTRAQPVRFYACVPLRTRQGSAIGTLCVMDSVPRRLTRAQREALLSLAASVASQLDLRRQLREATQTDRLTGLSNWSHFEDRFEAGRPERGVACFVRLKSINQIGTAHGFRTADALIRQFADRLRGLAAEGALVGRIKRGLFLVFFPGADPDGFAQAQAQRLATRLEEPYRVDALTLVCPVHLGFADFPRDGRTLDDVVNAADVALQLAIERDEPAVLFDSAVAPAARAHYRLEPQLREALARDEFINLYQPKVDLGTGRLVGVEALVRWVHPQRGLLTPAEFVPALEATGLIREAGRHILRRAVADWRRWREAGLRAPRIAVNVAAAQLREGRLLDDLRDVLAGLPDEREALAVEVTESVLIGDMEQAIDVLARIRALGIPVAIDDFGTGYSSLSYIVRLPVDEVKIDRSFVERLASDDAYRGIVATCVGLARNLGLKVVAEGIETPEQARQLQILQCDHGQGFLYSPAVSAAEIAALLTSGRFPV
- a CDS encoding MFS transporter, which codes for MLEPRARITVALGGAQTLAWASSYYLPAVLGAPIARELGFAPSAVYAAFSVALVISAFTAPWSGRAIDLHGGRPVLLGSSVLFATALALMASADGQVGLFAAWAVMGLAMGSGLYDAAFACLVRLHGPKARTPITGVTLMAGFASTIGWPLSAALLEAYGWRGACAAWALLHVTLGLALYATLPRAPEPVRLAATDAAPAGGPARVPRGTAALLALVFAITWFTSTAMAAHLPSVLQHAGATLAGAVLVGALIGPAQVTARLLEFGLLRRYHPLLSARCAALGHPAGALLLLAVGPAAAPAFAVLHGMGNGIMTVANGALPLALFGAGGYGARQGWLMLPARITQAMSPYAFGLALDRWGVQALLGTVALGGLCLLALLAIRPARQPGPVPASP